From the genome of Neodiprion pinetum isolate iyNeoPine1 chromosome 3, iyNeoPine1.2, whole genome shotgun sequence, one region includes:
- the Dysb gene encoding dysbindin protein homolog isoform X1: MFGSLRNKFQTVQDGISAGIKGLTASDNSKPKKTANVRNVNYDAGADLLFHYQTEWNELHDLTEQNAGNAEVIDSLVASIHEKLEQEWNSVARLNNALASVPKINNDIQNLMDQIGSLQELFEEVEGAIFEMEDLKETLDLQSSQLDHRFQLALYKEKKLSELDSVRAKLANDHSNRVLLHELKQQKILKERQETFGEVFKQEMQEYKTTGSVPKLASVQHGQSLDEVELDNTDFADLDEFLKN; the protein is encoded by the exons ATGTTTGGTTCAttacgaaataaatttcagactGTCCAAGACGGGATTTCTGCTGG caTTAAAGGACTTACAGCAAGTGATAATTCGAAACCTAAGAAGACAGCAAATGTCAGAAATGTTAATTACGATGCGGGAGCAGATCTCTTGTTCCACTACCAAACAGAGTGGAACGAGCTACACGATCTTACTGAACAAAATGCAGGGAATGCTGAAGTAATCGACTCTCTGGTAGCATCGATTCATGAGAAGCTGGAGCAAGAGTGGAATAGCGTTGCACGACTCAATAACGCTTTAGCGTCGGtgccaaaaataaataatgatattcagAATCTGATGGATCAGATAG GGTCACTCCAAGAATTGTTTGAAGAAGTTGAAGGAGCCATTTTTGAAATGGAAGATTTGAAAGAAACTCTAGACCTACAGAGCAGTCAGCTGGATCACAGATTTCAGTTGGCACtttataaagaaaagaaattatctGAATTGGATTCTGTGAGAG CAAAATTAGCCAACGATCACTCCAATCGCGTTTTGCTGCATGAACTCAAACagcaaaaaattctgaaagagAGACAAGAAACTTTTGGGGAAGTGTTTAAGCAAGAGATGCAGGAGTATAAAACCACTGGATCAGTTCCAA AATTAGCGAGTGTTCAACACGGTCAATCGCTAGATGAGGTGGAATTAGATAATACTGATTTTGCAGATCTGGATGAATTTCTTAAGAATTGA
- the LOC124215411 gene encoding uncharacterized protein C1orf198 homolog, which produces MSSKTLNALAEEYFYNINPLAQRIGEDVAATKDAYEGLWNTLSLAEKNQAIDETIIQPEVALKYTLKKSENVKDLPDSYPKLRIQTGMKYMIDDTGSTLRWRDEHSAPFSVMTQSQMNLNVFESHEEAKPKLSSNYISDSSHFSSPSKIPRDNDTLRNDNYNHNEASINRMSFNQSEGFPDKTNSYVANERDILINSRPETDKPESIFSKLIGKTSLLKIQNNLNNEDTECLVSQKNLTGKNCQITIQNVDKNQMNINLTSSSKTKTNEIDESTALLETPNSYSSFQLSQLQDDGIPKTGFEFLDNW; this is translated from the exons ATGAGTAGCAAAACCTTAAATGCTCTCGCCGAAGAGTATTTCTATAATATAAATCCTCTCGCACAACGAATCGGCGAAGATGTCGCTGCAACCAAAGATGCTTACGAAGGATTATGGAACACTTTAAGTCTCGCGGAGAAAAATCAAGCTATAGATGAGACGATTATTCAACCTGAAGTGGCTCTAAaatatactttgaaaaaaagtgaaaatgtcAAAGACTTGCCTGATAGTTATCCAAAGTTGCGCATTCAAACGGGAATGAAATACATGATTGATGATACTGGATCG accTTACGCTGGCGCGATGAACATTCGGCACCGTTTTCTGTGATGACTCAATCTCAAATGAATTTGAATGTGTTCGAATCGCATGAAGAGGCAAAGCCGAAGTTGTCAAGTAATTATATCAGTGATTCTTCACATTTCTCAAGCCCGTCAAAAATACCAAGGGATAATGATACTCTACgcaatgataattataatcataACGAAGCATCTATTAATCGTATGAGTTTTAATCAGTCCGAAGGTTTCCCTGATAAGACCAATAGCTACGTTGCTAATGAGCGTGATATTTTGATTAACAGTCGTCCAGAAACAGATAAACCAGagagtattttttcaaagctcATTGGCAAAACGTCACTtcttaaaattcaaaacaatttaAATAATGAGGATACGGAGTGTTTGGTATCACAAAAGAATCTAACAGGGAAAAATTGTCAGATAACAATTCAAAATGTGGATAAAAACCAGATGAATATTAACTTGACTTCATCctcaaaaacgaaaactaatGAAATCGACGAGTCAACTGCACTATTAGAAACGCCCAACTCTTACAGTAGTTTTCAATTATCACAACTTCAGGATGACGGTATTCCAAAGACTGGCTTTGAATTTTTGGACAATTGGTAA
- the Dysb gene encoding dysbindin isoform X2 — protein sequence MFGSLRNKFQTVQDGISAGIKGLTASDNSKPKKTANVRNVNYDAGADLLFHYQTEWNELHDLTEQNAGNAEVIDSLVASIHEKLEQEWNSVARLNNALASVPKINNDIQNLMDQIGSLQELFEEVEGAIFEMEDLKETLDLQSSQLDHRFQLALYKEKKLSELDSVRELASVQHGQSLDEVELDNTDFADLDEFLKN from the exons ATGTTTGGTTCAttacgaaataaatttcagactGTCCAAGACGGGATTTCTGCTGG caTTAAAGGACTTACAGCAAGTGATAATTCGAAACCTAAGAAGACAGCAAATGTCAGAAATGTTAATTACGATGCGGGAGCAGATCTCTTGTTCCACTACCAAACAGAGTGGAACGAGCTACACGATCTTACTGAACAAAATGCAGGGAATGCTGAAGTAATCGACTCTCTGGTAGCATCGATTCATGAGAAGCTGGAGCAAGAGTGGAATAGCGTTGCACGACTCAATAACGCTTTAGCGTCGGtgccaaaaataaataatgatattcagAATCTGATGGATCAGATAG GGTCACTCCAAGAATTGTTTGAAGAAGTTGAAGGAGCCATTTTTGAAATGGAAGATTTGAAAGAAACTCTAGACCTACAGAGCAGTCAGCTGGATCACAGATTTCAGTTGGCACtttataaagaaaagaaattatctGAATTGGATTCTGTGAGAG AATTAGCGAGTGTTCAACACGGTCAATCGCTAGATGAGGTGGAATTAGATAATACTGATTTTGCAGATCTGGATGAATTTCTTAAGAATTGA
- the LOC124214414 gene encoding uncharacterized protein, whose product MAEMQLQTRVTSDTIRDLWNSLKSPQQQQRFQYSQRHQQNLQCGQHQPHHLPYNKHSHLQCGFQHQTAPVRLGRYPSSSESIGIVRQSPPPMLSAEVPEFFPKGPMSRLKDYQKQSVPLQFFPSSAERSYQEELFPYNKGRIPGSGNVLQNAGIPIQQVSNATSITRPSHQWIQRPSRALKIQVPVCPSPRQPVCTPLQPICPAFIQRRIQVQDKFAGNVTQQNIGPASTAIPVYQKPPELYNDPSQRRKNQGVDFNNLILLTKSAMKARRNQSKNPQQSSSFILESRQPNLKSEIDVLQWLEKGYPKRAKEFVAVNTLVSDFRSFELKCNDERTVLLNQNIEEENNDPKDVPSPDLDKSLSKLSEVDTSSDIPTKRRLYRDVLTNSSSPGIITENIFDRRYDELERQAMEQYRTSEECLALKYQELERQAMEQYRNCDSGAGSTSNSQSHNPSPAPPVKSKQRDQSKSVIEDKECIGGHKCSGFGHCSPVKNAPSPKKKGTQPHQPITILRPESRLGVSACLHRGDFHNKCSRPAVVTKSLTALNQRLYQDSKNTTRGASGDKIDGTARASPKRRLILMSPSKLESDAVMTGTPDLEGTYTFQSMNRRISESYQNSEVIQTGGGDEKVTILRSPRMEGIRKQLFLSNEGLMDSSPESLAIRLLESTEGGGPCMKMEFLKSSKEKIVSVSSETSIAPVIVTAKEAQQKSFLSTIGYSLWKEELAHQKISNRATRNKKKQCKPHNIVTIEKPQLHCTNTLLMKPIDLSPQAKDADIELVDIGPHDNITVTKVRNVLTISEFHLRSKTNNGDRKIFPSSHFVPTTFKNGNHLRVTNFFPYYCSSTLDNTSLHVCTSYRSGRAEDTEKIVFHADLHSDPANLFQPAQIDLKNKIWSENILTVRWYNVQPTKVYNLRLLSPFQLLPLWNNYKTNSLQGSIGAGTAPMPGRTQTGSVTSIIVHNPTLQS is encoded by the exons ATGGCGGAGATGCAACTACAGACTCGTGTTACCTCAGATACTATACGAGACTTGTGGAACTCTTTGAAGTCGCCGCAACAACAGCAACGTTTTCAGTACAGTCAGCGGCATCAGCAGAATCTTCAATGTGGCCAACACCAGCCACACCATCTCCCATATAACAAGCATTCGCATCTCCAATGCGGTTTCCAACATCAAACGGCTCCAGTTAGACTTGGTCGCTATCCTTCCAGTTCGGAGTCAATTGGAATAGTGCGACAGTCTCCTCCACCGATGCTGAGTGCCGAAGTGCCGGAGTTCTTCCCGAAGGGACCGATGAGTCGATTAAAAGATTATCAGAAACAGTCGGTacctttgcaattttttccatcatcgGCAGAGAGGAGCTATCAGGAAGAACTGTTTCCGTACAACAAGGGGCGCATACCAGGAAGTGGAAATGTTCTTCAA AACGCGGGCATACCAATACAACAAGTTTCTAACGCAACTTCCATTACCCGACCGTCACATCAATGGATCCAAAGACCGAGTCGTGCTTTAAAAATACAAGTCCCGGTCTGCCCTTCGCCTCGTCAACCAGTTTGTACGCCTTTGCAGCCTATCTGTCCAGCATTCATTCAACGCCGGATACAGGTTCAAGATAAGTTCGCAGGAAACGTTACACAGCAAAATATAGGACCTGCCTCCACGGCTATCCCTGTCTACCAGAAACCACCAGAACTTTATAACGATCCTTCCCAAAGGCGAAAGAATCAAGGGGTTGATTTCAACAACTTGATATTACTGACTAAAAGCGCTATGAAGGCTAGGCGAAATCAGTCAAAGAATCCCCAACAAAGCTCTAGCTTTATCTTGGAGTCTAGACAGCCGAATTTAAAATCGGAAATCGACGTGTTACAGTGGCTCGAGAAGGGATATCCGAAGAGAGCGAAAGAATTCGTTGCAGTAAATACACTTGTCTCAGACTTTCGAAGTTTTGAACTGAAATGCAACGACGAAAGAACCGTATTATTGAATCAAAATATCGAAGAAGAGAATAATGACCCGAAGGATGTACCTTCACCAGATTTGGACAAATCTTTATCAAAGTTGAGTGAAGTTGATACGTCTAGTGATATACCGACAAAGAGAAGGCTCTACAGAGATGTATTGACCAATTCTTCGTCCCCGGGAATTATTaccgaaaatattttcgacaGACGTTACGACGAACTAGAACGGCAAGCCATGGAACAGTATAGAACGTCCGAAGAGTGCTTAGCTCTCAAGTATCAA GAACTGGAACGGCAAGCCATGGAGCAATACAGAAATTGCGACAGTGGAGCCGGTAGCACAAGTAATAGTCAAAGTCACAACCCATCTCCAGCTCCTCCGGTGAAGAGTAAACAGCGAGACCAAAGCAAATCGGTTATTGAAGACAAGGAGTGCATCGGAGGTCACAAGTGTTCGGGGTTCGGACACTGCAGTCCCGTAAAGAACGCTCCGTCCCCAAAGAAAAAAG GTACCCAGCCCCACCAACCAATAACGATATTAAGACCGGAAAGTAGACTTGGAGTAAGTGCTTGTTTACATCGCGGGGATTTTCACAACAAATGCTCCCGCCCAGCCGTTGTTACAAAAAGCCTCACAGCCTTAAATCAAAGACTTTACCAGGATTCGAAAAACACAACTAGGGGTGCATCAGGAGATAAGATCGACGGAACTG CTCGAGCGTCACCAAAAAGGCGTCTGATACTGATGTCACCCTCAAAGCTCGAATCAGACGCCGTGATGACGGGGACACCAGATTTAGAAGGGACGTATACATTTCAATCAATGAACAGGCGGATATCAGAATCTTACCAAAACTCGGAAGTGATACAAACCGGGGGCGGAGATGAGAAGGTCACCATTCTACGATCACCCAGAATGGAAGGTATCCGAAAACAGTTATTTCTATCCAACGAAGGATTAATGGATAGTTCTCCGGAAAGTTTGGCCATCAGGCTTTTGGAGTCGACCGAGGGAGGCGGACCTTGCATGAAAATGGAGTTTCTGAAAagttcgaaagaaaaaattgtcagtGTTTCTTCAGAGACGTCTATCGCTCCAGTCATCGTAACAGCAAAGGAAGCCCAACAAAAATCGTTTCTCTCCACCATAGGATATTCGCTTTGGAAAGAAGAACTAGCacatcaaaaaatttcaaatcgcgCAACTAGAAACAAGAAGAAACAATGCAAGCCTCACAATATAGTTACGATTGAGAAACCTCAGCTTCATTGTACAAATACATTACTGATGAAACCAATCGACCTTTCACCTCAAGCAAAGGACGCTGACATTGAACTAGTCGATATCGGTCCCCACGATAACATAACGGTAACCAAAGTACGAAAcgtacttacaattagtgagTTTCACTTAAGGTCGAAGACAAACAACGGAGACCGAAAGATATTTCCGTCATCTCACTTCGTACCAACGACTTTCAAGAATGGAAATCACCTCCGAgtcactaatttttttccctattATTGTTCGAGTACCCTTGATAATACCAGCTTACATGTATGTACTTCGTATCGTAGTGGTCGAGCCGAGGATACCGAAAAAATTGTCTTTCACGCTGATCTTCATTCGGATCCAGCGAATTTGTTCCAACCGGCgcaaattgatttgaaaaataaaatctggtCAGAAAATATACTGACAGTTCGATGGTACAACGTTCAACCGACAAAAGTTTACAACTTGCGTTTGCTGAGTCCTTTTCAACTATTGCCTTTATGGAACAACTATAAGACGAATAGTTTACAAGGATCAATTGGCGCTGGAACAGCTCCAATGCCTGGAAGAACCCAGACTGGTAGCGTCACGTCAATCATTGTACACAATCCTACGCTACAAAGTTAA